A genomic stretch from Burkholderia pyrrocinia includes:
- a CDS encoding GyrI-like domain-containing protein: MNYELVDLGPLTITGIALRTDNSEAGLAKIQQHWAQFFQQGILQQIGAGESTPICEAYFDYESDASGSYTLLLGSRLSGAMPSHVDGVQTHSFPAARYAKFHVEDSNGIRAAWQHIWSRQDLDRLYACDFEIIGAEGADIYVSVKS; encoded by the coding sequence ATGAACTATGAACTCGTCGACCTGGGCCCCCTGACGATCACCGGCATCGCCTTGCGCACCGACAACAGCGAGGCTGGGCTGGCCAAGATTCAGCAGCATTGGGCGCAATTCTTTCAGCAGGGCATCCTGCAACAGATTGGCGCCGGCGAAAGCACACCGATCTGCGAGGCCTACTTCGACTATGAAAGCGATGCCAGCGGCTCGTATACGCTGCTGCTCGGCAGCCGCCTGTCGGGCGCAATGCCGTCGCACGTCGACGGCGTGCAGACACACAGCTTTCCCGCCGCCCGCTACGCCAAGTTTCACGTAGAAGACTCCAACGGCATCCGCGCCGCATGGCAGCACATCTGGAGTCGGCAAGACCTCGACCGGCTCTATGCGTGCGACTTCGAGATCATCGGCGCCGAGGGGGCGGACATCTACGTGTCAGTGAAGTCATAA
- the vasI gene encoding type VI secretion system-associated protein VasI encodes MKSFSLALLSAVALAGCDGKQPAVAASNDCATIVSPQERLACFDAKAGTPPPAPSSPAALQAKAPAPPPTPATTPASAKRPDIAALVQANEAKRRADDTGLLLMRTPEKLPGQDKVVISAPALGGSTPGPTLAISCLQNISRLQLLTAEALPFNRANLRLLLDGRPVSASQPWQVLDDGTVTDAGRGLVAIEQLRHLAQPAQRLQIESDQPPFDGLVFDVSRLHEQLVQQREACHW; translated from the coding sequence ATGAAATCGTTCAGCCTGGCATTGCTGTCTGCAGTGGCACTGGCCGGTTGCGACGGGAAGCAACCCGCCGTCGCCGCCAGCAACGATTGCGCCACCATCGTGTCGCCGCAGGAACGGCTGGCCTGCTTCGACGCCAAGGCGGGCACCCCGCCACCGGCCCCGTCGTCACCGGCCGCGCTCCAAGCCAAGGCACCCGCGCCGCCGCCAACGCCCGCCACCACGCCGGCCAGCGCGAAGCGGCCGGACATCGCCGCCCTGGTCCAGGCCAACGAGGCCAAGCGCCGCGCTGACGACACCGGCTTGCTGCTGATGCGCACGCCGGAAAAGCTTCCCGGCCAAGATAAGGTGGTCATCTCGGCGCCGGCGCTGGGAGGCTCGACACCCGGCCCCACGCTCGCGATCAGTTGCCTGCAGAACATCTCGCGCCTGCAATTGCTGACCGCCGAGGCACTGCCCTTCAACCGCGCCAATCTACGGCTGCTGCTGGACGGCCGGCCCGTGTCGGCCAGCCAGCCGTGGCAGGTGCTCGATGACGGCACAGTCACTGACGCGGGACGCGGCCTGGTGGCGATCGAGCAGCTTCGTCACCTGGCCCAGCCGGCGCAGCGCCTGCAGATCGAGAGCGACCAGCCCCCCTTCGACGGACTGGTCTTCGACGTCTCCCGGCTTCATGAGCAACTGGTCCAGCAGCGCGAGGCATGCCACTGGTGA
- the tssM gene encoding type VI secretion system membrane subunit TssM, whose amino-acid sequence MWNIWSKLQRYGQLIMRWGRQGAPLLQLLLLALALAAIWWLGPKWSWGEHRPLASVTARVLATVVLLILPLLVWALRLRKRAMHLEAEQQHGEEQQTDPCLRYVEAQERDLDQSLATLQANLKGRHALYQLPWYLVLGQENSGKTSFINRSGQSFSLTGEMKAGSRRLQEDPDKLYAIDWWMGDQAILIDPPGELISQPRIAQYGASDDAEADDMPVASAPALRTQLARHGVLPEDIHARLWDSFVGWLGRNRSRRPLNGVVLMVSLETLAHQTPSDRKALAAVLRARLAELSRQLGTRPPLYVVLSKFDLLEGFETLFARLPKSVREDLFGFSFTLDAIQRYDAWLDELGTLYDAFLNRLNEQVFDSLADVPDVAQREALYSLTRQLSGLRPLLLGFLADVLGSDRYVTPALPRGVFFSSVYQQGVLNNAFLTTASQTYALRGPVNYMQPSGRSLVYFAQHLFQRVIYPESGLAGDNPKVIAEKKHALALRFGVASLGSVLVIGAWYHYYALNRDKALNVLERSRAFSTHAIDGTLDPTGRNLLQPLDQIGSVVAVYGNYRDAWPVVADLGLYQGRTIGPKVDQAYLALLSQRFLPALASGVMTELDGAGTDSDTQLAALRVYRMIEDRPNRRAPVVENWMAAHWQTAFPGEDGVQRALMRHLDYAMKYADTRLPQYQERVAAAQRELRTIPLPQRVYMTLRRQAGAALRAPLDLRNEIGPAYDIVYEPERTAEGKDGNPPASGRIDALLTAKGYRGYFAPHSQDVTELAMIDQWALGERRNIDYSDADKHALADRIRSLYSRDYVDTWQRNLNQIAVRDFQDIGQAVTILGSVTSPAAPLRRLVETVRDNSELGNLPAATASAGTEASQPKAAALADKVDKLTESEAPPLPVITIARAFAPISQLLDAKGERPPYLDETMQAIGAVQDKVRTVHDSPDRGKAALNVVLERFGQKGPDPIANLQRIAGGLPKPLNHQVGKLADESSRIVLVEALRELEKRWDADVYRFYRERLANRYPFNPSSREEVSLDDFTAFFGPQGHLQQFRDKYLNLFIQDNLEALYSERLGGYLVRNDVLTQLEAAERIRDAFFNSRGQLGVQFFVEPLGLAANKRSSSLSVEGQLITYNHGPTTSTAVIWPNTLAPSNESRMTLVHAGGSSSGLIYRGPWSLYRLLSQARLNGATATSVDLSFAAPDGGMRYRISTEKANNPFTQPLFKGFALPRTLLQDERRADTSTGGQSEVQMKQNTRQNGA is encoded by the coding sequence ATGTGGAACATCTGGTCAAAACTGCAACGTTACGGCCAACTCATCATGCGCTGGGGGCGGCAAGGCGCGCCCCTGCTGCAACTGCTGCTACTGGCGCTCGCGCTGGCCGCCATCTGGTGGCTGGGACCCAAGTGGAGCTGGGGCGAACACCGCCCCCTGGCCAGCGTGACTGCCCGGGTACTGGCGACGGTCGTCCTGCTGATACTGCCGCTGCTGGTCTGGGCACTGCGCCTGCGCAAACGCGCCATGCACCTGGAGGCCGAGCAGCAGCATGGGGAAGAGCAGCAGACCGACCCGTGCCTGCGTTACGTCGAGGCGCAGGAGCGCGACCTCGATCAGAGCCTTGCAACACTGCAGGCCAATCTCAAGGGCCGGCATGCGCTGTACCAGTTGCCCTGGTACTTAGTGCTGGGCCAGGAGAACTCCGGCAAGACCAGCTTCATCAACCGCTCCGGCCAAAGCTTCTCGCTCACCGGCGAAATGAAGGCCGGCAGCCGGCGGCTGCAAGAGGATCCGGACAAGCTCTACGCCATTGACTGGTGGATGGGCGACCAGGCCATTCTCATCGACCCGCCGGGCGAGTTGATCAGCCAGCCGCGAATCGCCCAGTACGGTGCATCCGATGACGCTGAAGCCGACGACATGCCCGTCGCGAGTGCACCCGCGCTGCGCACGCAACTGGCCCGCCACGGCGTGCTGCCGGAAGATATCCACGCGCGGCTGTGGGACAGCTTCGTCGGCTGGCTCGGCCGCAACCGCAGCCGCCGACCGCTCAACGGCGTGGTGCTGATGGTCAGCCTGGAAACCCTGGCACACCAGACACCGAGCGACCGCAAGGCGCTCGCGGCGGTGCTGCGCGCGCGGCTGGCCGAATTGAGCCGGCAACTCGGCACGCGGCCGCCGCTGTACGTGGTGCTCAGCAAGTTCGACCTGCTGGAAGGCTTCGAAACACTGTTTGCGCGGCTGCCCAAGTCCGTGCGCGAAGACCTCTTCGGCTTCAGCTTCACCCTGGATGCGATTCAGCGCTACGACGCCTGGCTGGACGAGTTGGGCACGCTCTACGACGCCTTCCTCAACCGCCTGAACGAACAGGTCTTCGACAGCCTGGCCGATGTGCCCGACGTGGCGCAGCGTGAAGCGCTGTACTCGCTCACCCGACAGCTCAGCGGCCTGCGGCCCCTGCTGCTGGGCTTCCTCGCCGACGTGCTGGGCAGCGATCGCTACGTCACCCCGGCGCTGCCGCGCGGCGTGTTCTTCTCCTCGGTCTACCAGCAAGGCGTGCTCAACAACGCCTTCCTCACCACGGCGTCGCAGACCTACGCGTTGCGTGGGCCAGTCAACTACATGCAGCCCAGCGGGCGATCCCTGGTCTACTTCGCCCAGCACCTGTTTCAGCGCGTCATCTACCCGGAGTCCGGTCTTGCCGGCGACAACCCGAAGGTCATCGCCGAGAAAAAGCACGCGCTGGCGCTGCGCTTCGGCGTAGCGTCGCTGGGCAGCGTGCTGGTAATCGGCGCGTGGTACCACTATTACGCGCTGAATCGCGACAAGGCCCTGAACGTGCTCGAGCGCAGCCGCGCGTTCAGCACCCACGCCATTGACGGTACGCTCGACCCCACCGGCCGCAATCTGCTGCAACCGCTGGACCAGATCGGCAGCGTGGTCGCCGTCTACGGCAACTACCGCGACGCCTGGCCAGTCGTGGCCGACCTTGGCCTGTATCAGGGCCGCACTATCGGCCCGAAGGTCGACCAGGCCTACCTCGCCCTCTTGTCGCAGCGCTTCCTGCCCGCGCTGGCCAGCGGCGTGATGACCGAGCTGGATGGCGCCGGCACCGACAGCGATACACAACTGGCCGCGCTGCGCGTCTACCGCATGATCGAAGACCGCCCCAACCGCCGCGCGCCCGTGGTCGAAAACTGGATGGCCGCGCACTGGCAAACCGCCTTCCCGGGTGAAGACGGCGTGCAGCGCGCGCTGATGCGCCATCTGGACTACGCCATGAAGTACGCCGACACGCGCCTCCCGCAATACCAGGAGCGCGTGGCTGCCGCGCAGCGCGAGCTGCGCACCATCCCGCTGCCTCAGCGCGTCTACATGACCCTGCGCCGCCAGGCCGGCGCCGCGCTGCGCGCGCCGCTGGACCTGCGCAACGAAATCGGCCCGGCCTACGACATCGTGTACGAACCCGAACGCACTGCAGAAGGCAAGGACGGCAACCCGCCCGCCAGCGGCCGCATCGACGCCCTGCTCACCGCCAAGGGCTACCGCGGCTACTTCGCACCGCACAGCCAGGACGTTACCGAACTGGCCATGATCGACCAGTGGGCTCTCGGCGAGCGGCGCAACATCGACTACTCCGACGCCGACAAGCACGCCCTGGCCGATCGCATCCGCTCGCTCTACAGCCGCGACTACGTCGACACCTGGCAACGCAACCTCAACCAGATCGCCGTGCGCGACTTCCAGGATATCGGTCAGGCCGTCACCATCCTGGGCAGCGTCACCAGCCCAGCCGCGCCGCTGCGGCGCCTGGTCGAAACCGTGCGCGACAACAGCGAACTCGGCAACCTGCCCGCCGCCACGGCCAGCGCCGGCACCGAAGCCTCACAACCCAAGGCCGCCGCGCTGGCCGACAAGGTGGACAAGCTCACCGAGTCCGAAGCACCGCCGCTGCCGGTCATCACCATCGCCCGCGCCTTCGCACCGATCAGCCAGTTGCTCGACGCCAAGGGCGAGCGGCCCCCGTATCTCGACGAAACCATGCAGGCCATCGGCGCCGTGCAAGACAAAGTGCGCACCGTGCACGACAGCCCGGACCGCGGCAAGGCCGCGCTCAACGTGGTGCTCGAACGATTCGGTCAGAAAGGCCCTGATCCCATCGCCAACCTGCAGCGCATCGCCGGTGGCCTGCCCAAGCCGTTGAATCATCAGGTCGGCAAGCTGGCCGACGAGTCCTCACGCATCGTCCTCGTCGAAGCCCTGCGCGAGCTGGAAAAGCGCTGGGATGCCGACGTCTATCGCTTCTATCGCGAGCGCCTGGCTAACCGCTACCCGTTCAATCCGAGCAGCCGCGAAGAAGTCTCGCTAGACGACTTCACCGCCTTCTTCGGGCCGCAGGGGCACCTGCAACAGTTCCGCGACAAGTACCTCAACCTGTTCATCCAGGACAACCTGGAAGCCCTGTACTCCGAACGCCTCGGCGGCTATCTCGTACGCAACGACGTACTCACCCAGCTCGAAGCCGCCGAGCGGATTCGCGACGCCTTCTTCAACAGCCGCGGACAACTCGGCGTGCAGTTCTTCGTCGAACCCCTCGGCTTGGCCGCCAACAAGCGCAGCAGCTCCCTCAGCGTCGAAGGCCAGCTGATCACCTACAACCACGGCCCCACCACCAGCACGGCCGTCATCTGGCCCAACACCCTGGCGCCCAGCAACGAAAGCCGCATGACCCTGGTCCATGCCGGTGGCAGCAGTAGCGGATTGATCTACCGCGGCCCGTGGTCGCTCTATCGCCTGCTCAGCCAGGCCCGCCTGAACGGCGCCACGGCCACCAGCGTCGACCTCAGTTTCGCCGCACCGGACGGCGGCATGCGCTACCGCATAAGCACCGAGAAGGCCAACAACCCCTTCACCCAGCCGCTGTTCAAAGGCTTCGCGCTGCCGCGCACGCTACTGCAGGACGAGCGGCGAGCGGATACCTCAACGGGCGGACAGAGCGAAGTACAGATGAAACAAAACACGCGTCAGAACGGCGCCTGA
- a CDS encoding sigma 54-interacting transcriptional regulator codes for METVSVVLLARELAQASTMASLAGAWLRAACDGSGIEQALCYWREHPGDRLLPIAHAHVADAAGLTSISLEELDNPLVYCLTSAKPCHVARLDALVKVGAGFDALREHLTARAALLVLPIHGPQHEVVGIFALIGTETALRDWQADPIWQELTTLHHVLMVRLLASSGTHRIEEQRRSEIDQDRTRAARLLAADFVGIGATARQLREDMLRLADSSLSLLITGETGSGKDHAAWLIHQASSRRGKFVPVNCAAIPKDLIEAELFGAVRGAYTGATQARTGLVAEADGGTLFLDEIGDMPLELQGTLLRLLNEKTYRPIGATREQASDFRLICATHRPLPELVRDGAFREDLYFRIRQRVLRIPPLRERPEDIPALVAHVLLQHNRECQGNIAGISARALARLQAHSFPGNVRELRSLVLAAAERTAPGQHIRGDLLADLEEEMLAPSEPPSPTASALQQLLHTDNLPEALLHFERIVVGERLRRVEGSRREAALSLGIPKRTLARKCLEWNLNGEDHPS; via the coding sequence ATGGAGACCGTGAGCGTCGTCCTGTTGGCACGCGAACTGGCGCAAGCGAGCACCATGGCCTCGCTGGCGGGGGCCTGGCTGCGCGCCGCCTGCGATGGCAGCGGTATCGAACAGGCGCTCTGCTACTGGCGTGAGCATCCCGGCGACAGGCTACTGCCGATCGCCCATGCCCATGTGGCTGACGCCGCGGGGCTCACCTCGATATCGTTGGAAGAGCTGGACAATCCGCTGGTGTATTGCCTGACCAGCGCCAAGCCTTGCCATGTCGCGCGGCTGGACGCGTTGGTCAAGGTCGGCGCCGGCTTCGACGCCCTGCGCGAACATCTCACCGCCCGCGCCGCCCTCCTGGTGCTGCCGATCCATGGCCCACAGCACGAAGTGGTGGGTATCTTCGCGTTGATTGGCACCGAAACGGCCCTGCGCGACTGGCAGGCAGATCCGATCTGGCAAGAGCTGACCACCCTGCATCACGTGCTGATGGTGCGCCTGCTGGCATCGTCCGGCACCCACCGCATCGAGGAGCAGCGACGAAGCGAGATCGACCAGGATCGGACACGCGCCGCCCGCCTGCTAGCCGCAGACTTTGTCGGTATCGGGGCGACGGCCCGACAACTGCGCGAAGACATGCTGCGGCTGGCCGACTCGTCACTGTCCTTGCTGATCACCGGGGAAACCGGTTCGGGCAAGGATCATGCGGCCTGGCTGATTCACCAAGCCTCGTCCCGCCGGGGCAAGTTCGTACCCGTGAACTGCGCGGCGATCCCGAAAGACCTGATCGAAGCCGAGTTGTTCGGCGCGGTACGCGGCGCTTACACCGGCGCCACGCAGGCGCGCACCGGCCTGGTCGCCGAGGCCGATGGCGGCACCTTGTTCCTCGACGAAATCGGCGACATGCCGCTGGAACTGCAAGGCACGCTGCTGCGCCTGCTGAACGAGAAAACCTATCGACCGATAGGCGCAACGCGCGAGCAGGCGTCCGACTTCCGCCTGATCTGCGCCACCCACCGTCCTCTGCCCGAACTCGTGCGCGACGGCGCGTTCCGCGAGGACCTGTATTTCCGCATCCGCCAGCGCGTGCTACGCATCCCGCCCCTGCGCGAGCGCCCGGAAGACATCCCTGCGCTGGTCGCGCACGTGCTGCTGCAACACAACCGCGAATGCCAGGGCAACATCGCCGGCATTTCCGCGAGGGCACTGGCACGCCTGCAAGCACACAGCTTTCCCGGCAACGTGCGCGAGCTGCGCAGCCTCGTGCTGGCCGCAGCCGAGCGCACCGCGCCCGGCCAGCACATCCGCGGTGATCTGCTGGCCGACCTGGAAGAAGAAATGCTGGCGCCGAGTGAGCCGCCGTCGCCAACAGCATCGGCACTGCAACAGCTCTTGCACACCGACAACCTGCCGGAAGCCTTGCTGCACTTCGAGCGCATCGTGGTCGGCGAACGGCTGCGCCGGGTCGAGGGGTCGCGGCGCGAGGCTGCACTCAGCCTCGGCATACCCAAACGCACGCTGGCACGCAAATGCCTGGAGTGGAATTTGAATGGAGAGGATCACCCATCATGA
- the tssA gene encoding type VI secretion system protein TssA: MPLVKLPAPLDLDTLLAPLDPRQPVGVFDEEDDAYQGIDHEMIKLGSLQEATIDWPYVDEAAQHYLRSQCKHLRIAGHLLTARARTHSWRGWAEATGVLAGMVERYWETSYPKPGATGYLAKRRLVGQLLERLSDSLTALENTGYGEEFYKAGQAALDSLQRCAESTQLDVPTLSRLEALLRQKAEALRAPELADAKLDTPARGEVLSDAFFTPVLPTPGNEREGRKSLLAAAEIINQQDPYDPTGYLLRRFALWAHLTNAPSARKHHQTELMAVPADVAEGYAEALGSNAVDPTLLQRVERSVTTSPYWMHGSYLAASIARRLEMPLVAEAIRQAAERFVTRLPALGKLEFADGRPFVDGQTQAWISGAQASGTTSAAGHDYAAVRDELHSLLETQGVEPTLRRLEAIQREATDPRHNCHVMAIAAELLRPRGLTWLADGLFVRAYQAMQNASAPEWEPDLFSLLQRHQPDASGHKD; the protein is encoded by the coding sequence ATGCCACTGGTGAAACTGCCCGCCCCCTTGGACCTCGATACCTTGCTGGCGCCGCTCGACCCGCGCCAGCCAGTTGGCGTTTTCGATGAGGAAGACGACGCTTACCAAGGCATCGACCACGAAATGATCAAACTCGGCAGCTTGCAGGAGGCGACCATCGACTGGCCCTACGTCGACGAAGCCGCACAGCACTACCTGCGCAGCCAGTGCAAACACCTGCGCATTGCCGGGCATCTGCTGACCGCTCGTGCTCGCACGCACAGTTGGCGCGGCTGGGCGGAGGCCACCGGCGTGCTGGCCGGCATGGTCGAACGCTACTGGGAAACCAGCTATCCGAAACCGGGCGCCACCGGCTACCTGGCCAAGCGACGGTTGGTGGGGCAACTGCTGGAGCGGCTGTCCGACAGCCTGACCGCGTTGGAAAACACCGGCTACGGCGAAGAGTTCTACAAGGCCGGTCAGGCCGCACTCGATAGCCTGCAACGCTGCGCCGAAAGCACCCAGCTCGACGTGCCCACCCTCTCGCGGCTGGAGGCCTTGCTGCGGCAAAAAGCCGAAGCGTTGCGCGCGCCGGAACTAGCCGACGCCAAGCTCGACACGCCCGCGCGCGGCGAGGTGCTATCGGATGCCTTCTTCACGCCAGTATTGCCCACGCCCGGCAACGAGCGCGAGGGCCGCAAATCACTGCTGGCCGCGGCGGAGATCATCAACCAGCAAGACCCCTACGACCCCACCGGCTACTTGCTGCGGCGGTTTGCCTTGTGGGCCCATCTGACCAACGCACCGTCGGCACGCAAACACCACCAGACCGAACTGATGGCCGTACCCGCCGACGTCGCCGAAGGGTATGCGGAAGCGCTCGGTTCCAACGCTGTCGACCCAACGCTGTTGCAACGTGTCGAACGCAGCGTCACCACCTCGCCGTACTGGATGCACGGCAGCTACCTGGCCGCCAGCATCGCCCGACGCCTGGAGATGCCGCTGGTGGCCGAGGCCATCCGTCAGGCGGCCGAACGCTTCGTCACCCGGCTGCCGGCGCTGGGCAAGCTGGAATTCGCCGATGGACGTCCATTCGTCGATGGCCAAACCCAGGCTTGGATTAGCGGCGCGCAAGCGAGCGGCACCACAAGCGCCGCCGGCCATGACTACGCCGCCGTACGCGACGAACTGCACAGCCTGCTCGAAACGCAAGGTGTCGAACCGACGCTGCGTCGACTGGAAGCGATCCAGCGGGAAGCGACCGATCCTCGGCACAACTGCCATGTCATGGCCATCGCCGCCGAACTGCTGCGGCCGCGCGGGCTCACCTGGCTAGCCGACGGCCTGTTCGTCCGCGCGTACCAGGCTATGCAAAACGCCTCGGCGCCCGAGTGGGAGCCCGACCTCTTCAGCCTCCTCCAGCGGCATCAGCCGGACGCCTCCGGGCACAAGGATTAA